The following proteins are co-located in the Microbacterium sp. SORGH_AS_0888 genome:
- a CDS encoding phage tail tape measure protein yields the protein MADRVVKVTLSAQVAEYKKGMLEAAQATRTVGTEGEKLAQSRAAFDAVGKAGVAMGAVIAAGVGVAIAKFAEFDAAMSNVEAATGETAENMDALRKAAIDAGASTVFSATDAAGAIEELAKAGLSTQQILTGGLNGALALAAAGQMSVADAAQTAAIATKQFALEGKDVPHVADLLAAGAGKAVGDVSDLSQALNQAGLVAHGAGQSIEDTTGVLAAFADAGLLGSDAGTSLKTAIIALQAPTDKSRAVMDQYGLSFYDGTGKMLSFTQIAGQLQTKLGGLSDEQRNAALAQVFGNDALRSANVLYQQGAAGIQRYIDQTNDAGYAAEQARKRLDNLRGDLEALSGALDSALIQTGSGANETLRTVTQALTGLVQMYSDLPEPVQHAVLAIGGVTAAVALAGGTAMLAVPKFIELKATIDGAGISMKSLGLSAGGAGLALAGLLTIVVGIAQKQAEARAQAQAQAYADTLEDGTLRVTEATKKLAAENLSKTPGMWDNLFGKISGPGSVLDSAEKLHLSLSTVTDAAVGSSKAIEQLSPYLKRIREDSGFAADEANRLGLSQQDLERAALKVQSGVQGEADSLDEAARLAKQKEQATQGVTDATEKSAQGAQSAAQQYLAEGDAVDNLASELDKLVDQINKANGVGQDAITKNIDYQDAVAKLDEQIRKATEGTDGYATTLDVTTQAGRDNMDLIVDLAEKSQAAAKAQFDLDSNTDAYRATLEAGRQALIDRATQLGYNTEQATALADQIYRIPSQTEWNVIANTAAATTEMVAWLNQWQGRTVTLEAVMSAQPAGYQQIFGPAPNANGGLYDYTSPATAYAPGDLITLPTHHLIPLEGMPL from the coding sequence ATGGCTGATCGCGTAGTTAAGGTCACCCTGTCCGCTCAGGTGGCGGAGTACAAGAAGGGCATGCTCGAGGCCGCGCAGGCGACCCGGACGGTGGGGACGGAGGGTGAGAAGCTGGCGCAGTCGCGGGCCGCGTTCGACGCGGTCGGGAAAGCGGGGGTCGCGATGGGTGCGGTCATCGCCGCGGGCGTGGGTGTGGCGATCGCGAAGTTCGCGGAGTTCGACGCGGCGATGTCGAACGTGGAGGCAGCGACCGGTGAGACGGCAGAGAACATGGATGCCCTCCGGAAGGCCGCTATCGACGCGGGCGCGTCGACGGTGTTCTCTGCGACGGACGCGGCTGGTGCGATCGAGGAGCTCGCGAAGGCGGGCCTGAGCACTCAGCAGATCCTCACCGGCGGGCTGAATGGTGCGCTTGCTCTCGCGGCCGCGGGGCAGATGTCGGTCGCGGACGCTGCGCAGACCGCCGCGATCGCGACAAAGCAGTTCGCTCTGGAAGGCAAAGACGTCCCTCACGTGGCGGACCTGCTCGCGGCGGGCGCGGGTAAGGCTGTCGGGGATGTCAGCGACCTGTCGCAGGCTCTGAACCAGGCGGGTCTTGTCGCGCACGGTGCGGGGCAGTCGATCGAGGACACCACGGGTGTGCTCGCCGCTTTCGCCGACGCCGGTCTCCTTGGCTCCGATGCTGGCACGTCGCTGAAGACCGCGATTATCGCCCTGCAGGCGCCGACGGACAAGTCCCGGGCGGTGATGGACCAGTACGGGCTGAGCTTCTACGACGGCACCGGCAAGATGCTCTCCTTCACCCAGATCGCGGGGCAGCTGCAGACCAAGCTCGGGGGCTTGTCGGATGAGCAGCGTAACGCCGCCCTCGCTCAGGTCTTCGGAAACGACGCCCTCCGGTCGGCGAACGTGCTCTACCAGCAGGGCGCGGCGGGTATCCAGCGGTACATCGACCAGACCAACGACGCCGGCTACGCGGCCGAGCAAGCCCGGAAACGCCTCGACAACTTGCGGGGCGATCTCGAGGCCCTCTCGGGAGCGCTGGATTCGGCCCTGATCCAGACCGGGTCGGGGGCGAACGAGACGCTCCGGACGGTCACGCAGGCGCTCACGGGCTTGGTGCAGATGTACTCCGATCTTCCCGAGCCTGTCCAGCATGCGGTGCTCGCGATCGGCGGGGTGACCGCCGCGGTGGCGCTCGCGGGTGGGACGGCGATGCTCGCGGTCCCGAAGTTCATCGAACTGAAAGCCACGATCGACGGTGCAGGGATCTCGATGAAGTCTCTCGGCCTGAGTGCGGGAGGTGCCGGGCTTGCTCTGGCTGGTCTGCTGACGATCGTTGTCGGGATCGCGCAGAAGCAGGCCGAGGCCCGCGCCCAGGCCCAGGCGCAGGCGTACGCGGACACCCTCGAGGATGGGACGCTGCGGGTCACGGAGGCGACGAAGAAGCTCGCCGCGGAGAACCTGTCCAAGACCCCGGGCATGTGGGACAACCTGTTCGGGAAGATCAGCGGCCCCGGGTCGGTGCTCGACTCGGCGGAGAAGCTGCACCTGAGCCTGTCCACGGTCACCGACGCTGCGGTCGGGTCGTCGAAAGCGATCGAGCAGCTCAGCCCCTACCTGAAACGGATCAGGGAGGACTCCGGGTTCGCCGCCGATGAAGCGAACCGGCTCGGCCTGTCTCAGCAAGACCTCGAACGCGCCGCGTTGAAGGTCCAGTCCGGGGTGCAGGGCGAAGCGGACTCCCTCGACGAAGCCGCCCGCCTCGCGAAGCAGAAAGAACAAGCCACCCAGGGCGTCACCGACGCGACGGAGAAGTCCGCTCAGGGTGCCCAGAGCGCCGCGCAGCAGTACCTCGCCGAAGGCGACGCGGTCGACAACCTCGCCTCCGAGCTCGACAAACTCGTCGACCAGATCAACAAAGCCAACGGTGTCGGGCAGGACGCGATCACCAAGAACATCGACTACCAGGACGCGGTCGCCAAACTCGACGAACAGATCAGGAAAGCCACAGAAGGCACCGACGGGTACGCGACCACCCTGGACGTCACCACCCAGGCCGGCAGGGACAACATGGACCTGATCGTCGACCTCGCCGAGAAGTCCCAAGCAGCCGCGAAAGCACAGTTCGACCTCGACTCGAACACCGACGCCTACCGGGCCACCCTCGAAGCCGGCCGGCAAGCACTCATCGACCGCGCCACCCAACTCGGCTACAACACCGAACAAGCCACCGCGCTCGCGGACCAGATCTACCGCATCCCCTCCCAAACCGAGTGGAACGTCATCGCCAACACCGCCGCCGCGACCACCGAAATGGTCGCCTGGCTCAACCAATGGCAAGGCCGGACCGTCACCCTCGAAGCCGTCATGTCCGCCCAACCCGCCGGCTACCAGCAGATCTTCGGACCCGCACCGAACGCCAACGGAGGTCTCTACGACTACACCTCTCCCGCCACCGCCTACGCGCCCGGAGACCTCATCACCCTGCCGACCCACCACCTCATCCCCCTGGAAGGAATGCCCCTGTGA
- a CDS encoding SHOCT domain-containing protein, with protein MSTGAPAGWYPNGDYETYWDGSQWTDQHRPKTDAGDEEPEATNLRLGDGRSAPLLDFVSHIAGKNARVFVWPDRIEWQWRGRLGAGAKAGLAVMTLGVSYAKTGFTRKQSSEIIPIRSITSVTSKKGKGFQTIVQVITAGNTIDMRIGHAEAEQIKSTLMQLVNGSYQPPVHVSSPTPTVAPAVPQPDYVGQLQQLATLRDAGILTEDEFAAKKAEILARM; from the coding sequence ATGAGCACGGGGGCGCCTGCGGGCTGGTATCCGAACGGTGACTACGAGACGTACTGGGATGGGTCCCAATGGACCGACCAGCACCGTCCGAAGACGGACGCCGGGGACGAAGAGCCAGAGGCAACCAATCTGCGTCTCGGAGACGGGCGCTCGGCTCCGCTTCTCGATTTCGTATCGCACATCGCGGGCAAGAATGCACGGGTGTTCGTGTGGCCGGACCGGATCGAGTGGCAGTGGCGCGGTCGTCTCGGTGCCGGAGCGAAGGCCGGTCTGGCTGTGATGACGCTCGGAGTGTCGTACGCGAAGACGGGCTTCACTCGCAAACAGTCGAGCGAGATCATCCCGATCCGATCGATCACGTCCGTCACCTCGAAGAAGGGCAAGGGCTTCCAGACGATCGTTCAGGTGATCACGGCGGGGAACACGATCGATATGCGCATCGGGCATGCGGAGGCGGAGCAGATCAAGTCGACGTTGATGCAGCTCGTCAACGGTTCCTACCAACCGCCCGTGCATGTGTCTTCACCTACGCCCACGGTCGCTCCTGCCGTGCCCCAACCGGACTACGTGGGTCAGCTGCAACAGCTAGCCACGCTGCGTGACGCGGGGATCCTCACCGAAGACGAGTTCGCGGCGAAGAAAGCCGAGATCCTCGCCCGGATGTAA
- a CDS encoding Ltp family lipoprotein encodes MTVPQPVVQPPAPAEKQGNGLGLAALIVGIVAFVLAVIPFASFIAWLPAIAAIVLGIIGLVLKGRKRLFAGLGLGIGAVAWLIAIVVSIASLAGVGSAVSSAVKTAAAAASETPAVAETAVAQTPSTAPSSTPVAAATAEAAAPAAPAAPALTVAQKNAASKAKSYLNMTGFSRDGLIDQLVFEKFDASDAAVGIDSLNVDWNQQAARKAKSYLDMTGFSRDGLIEQLVFEKFTQEQAEAGATANGL; translated from the coding sequence ATGACAGTTCCGCAGCCCGTCGTCCAGCCGCCCGCACCTGCAGAGAAGCAGGGCAATGGGCTCGGCTTGGCTGCTCTCATCGTTGGCATCGTCGCCTTCGTGCTCGCGGTGATTCCGTTCGCGAGTTTCATCGCGTGGCTGCCGGCGATCGCCGCCATCGTGCTCGGTATCATCGGCCTCGTCCTCAAAGGCCGGAAGCGCCTCTTCGCAGGCCTCGGGCTCGGTATCGGCGCGGTCGCGTGGCTGATCGCGATCGTCGTCTCGATCGCATCCCTCGCGGGCGTGGGGTCTGCGGTGAGCAGCGCGGTGAAGACGGCCGCGGCCGCTGCATCCGAGACTCCCGCTGTTGCCGAGACTGCCGTTGCTCAGACGCCCTCCACGGCACCCTCGTCGACGCCGGTCGCGGCAGCAACGGCCGAGGCCGCGGCTCCGGCCGCTCCGGCCGCTCCGGCGCTGACTGTGGCGCAGAAGAACGCGGCCAGCAAGGCGAAAAGCTACTTGAACATGACCGGGTTCTCGCGCGATGGGCTCATCGACCAGCTCGTCTTCGAGAAGTTCGACGCCTCCGACGCGGCCGTGGGGATCGACAGCCTCAACGTCGACTGGAATCAGCAGGCCGCCCGTAAGGCGAAGAGCTACCTCGACATGACGGGGTTCTCGCGCGACGGTCTCATCGAGCAGCTCGTCTTCGAGAAGTTCACCCAGGAGCAAGCCGAGGCCGGAGCCACCGCCAACGGGCTGTGA